From one Thalassospira lucentensis genomic stretch:
- a CDS encoding DUF1127 domain-containing protein — MVAITKNAGAFVTTRRHHNSVNVMELPRQWAKRYVLRQKLATMDSHLLRDIGWDVYEARIEAAKPFWKA, encoded by the coding sequence ATGGTCGCGATCACCAAAAATGCCGGCGCTTTTGTCACCACCCGCCGTCACCACAACAGCGTAAATGTTATGGAATTGCCGCGTCAGTGGGCAAAACGTTATGTTCTCCGCCAGAAGCTTGCGACGATGGACAGCCATCTGCTGCGCGACATTGGCTGGGACGTATATGAAGCACGTATCGAAGCCGCCAAGCCATTCTGGAAAGCCTGA
- a CDS encoding class I SAM-dependent methyltransferase, with protein sequence MSETRKKPDEPKASDKTRAQYETFPYPARDPKDEDQRLVVGSPGNWDEVVHFIFGGHDPSANDKKIKILVAGGGTGDALVMLAQQARDRKAKVEIVYIDLSESSREIAEARIKRRNLEKNVKFVTGSFVDLAGKYGPFDYIDCCGVLHHLPDPDAGLKALADALKPKGGMGLMVYGELGRIGVYHMQEMMDRLSAETGGRKRLNLGKALFDSLPGTNWLKRNPFVNDHIQGGDSGFYDLLLHQQDRAYRVDEVFDFVEKAGLRLQQFIEPMRYDPTTYCSRHDVLDKAVHVPFRKRAALAELMAGNITKHLFYVVKSENKVKPPVPDRNAVPFFVRIDGAALARSVAKTGHIKINFTGLSVTRSLPPASPGILTRINGKRTVGQIYEMFDPRPDKYEFDAQFAVMYSVLNAANLMYLHPER encoded by the coding sequence ATGTCCGAAACCCGGAAAAAGCCAGACGAGCCGAAAGCGTCCGATAAAACGCGGGCACAATATGAAACCTTCCCCTACCCGGCCCGTGATCCGAAGGATGAAGACCAGCGCCTCGTCGTGGGATCACCAGGAAACTGGGACGAAGTGGTTCATTTCATCTTTGGTGGCCACGATCCGTCGGCGAATGACAAAAAGATAAAAATACTTGTCGCAGGCGGTGGTACCGGGGACGCGCTGGTGATGCTGGCGCAGCAGGCGCGTGATCGCAAGGCCAAGGTCGAGATTGTCTATATCGATCTTTCGGAAAGCTCGCGCGAGATCGCCGAGGCACGGATCAAACGCCGCAACCTTGAAAAGAACGTCAAATTTGTTACCGGATCGTTTGTTGATCTGGCCGGAAAATATGGTCCGTTTGACTATATTGATTGCTGTGGTGTGCTTCATCATCTGCCCGACCCGGATGCCGGGTTAAAGGCGTTGGCCGATGCGCTTAAACCCAAAGGCGGTATGGGGTTAATGGTTTACGGCGAACTTGGCCGGATCGGCGTTTATCATATGCAGGAGATGATGGACCGCCTTTCGGCGGAAACTGGTGGGCGCAAGCGGCTTAATCTTGGCAAGGCACTGTTTGACTCATTGCCTGGCACAAACTGGCTGAAGCGTAACCCGTTTGTAAATGATCACATCCAGGGGGGAGACTCCGGGTTTTATGATCTGCTTTTGCATCAGCAGGATCGGGCATATCGCGTTGACGAGGTTTTTGATTTTGTCGAGAAAGCCGGTTTGCGGCTTCAGCAATTCATCGAACCGATGCGCTATGACCCGACGACCTATTGTTCGCGCCACGACGTTCTGGACAAGGCCGTACATGTGCCGTTCCGTAAGCGCGCCGCATTGGCCGAATTGATGGCAGGCAACATTACCAAGCATCTGTTTTATGTGGTGAAATCGGAAAACAAGGTCAAACCGCCCGTACCTGATCGTAATGCGGTGCCATTCTTTGTGCGTATAGACGGGGCTGCGTTGGCCCGTTCTGTCGCCAAAACCGGCCATATCAAGATCAATTTTACCGGATTATCTGTAACGCGCAGCCTGCCCCCGGCTAGCCCCGGCATTCTGACGCGCATCAATGGCAAACGCACGGTCGGCCAGATTTACGAGATGTTTGACCCGAGACCCGACAAATATGAGTTTGATGCCCAGTTCGCGGTGATGTATTCGGTGCTGAATGCAGCAAACCTGATGTACCTGCATCCAGAGAGGTAA
- a CDS encoding NADPH:quinone oxidoreductase family protein: MKAWICKAFGDAPMLIDCDEPFAQSRDVIIDIAACGVNFADTLILEGKYQKRPQGPFAPGFEIAGTVSAVGPNVRGLKIGDRVMAMPDWGGYGEKIAVDAESVTILPDNVEFNSAAAFQIAYGTSWFGLKYRANLQRGEVVLVHGAAGGVGLTAVECARLLGATVIATAGGEPKCAIAKAHGADHVIDYKSESIRDRVKEICAGIGRTGADVVYDPVGGDVFDQSLRCVAPGARILLIGFASGSVPQIPANILLVKNVAALGFYFGAYLEQNPDISKAGMAELLDLLSSGKISPMVSAVYSLSDAMVALEAIRNRTATGKLVIRCGE, translated from the coding sequence ATGAAGGCATGGATATGCAAGGCATTTGGCGACGCGCCGATGCTGATCGATTGCGATGAACCGTTCGCACAATCCCGTGACGTCATCATTGATATCGCAGCGTGTGGCGTCAATTTTGCCGATACGCTGATCCTTGAAGGCAAATACCAGAAGCGCCCCCAGGGCCCGTTTGCGCCAGGGTTTGAAATTGCCGGGACAGTTTCGGCGGTTGGTCCGAATGTGCGGGGCCTTAAAATCGGGGATCGGGTTATGGCAATGCCCGACTGGGGCGGGTATGGGGAAAAGATCGCGGTGGATGCAGAATCTGTAACTATCCTGCCCGATAATGTCGAATTTAATTCGGCGGCTGCATTCCAGATTGCCTATGGAACATCATGGTTTGGATTGAAATATCGCGCCAACTTGCAGCGCGGGGAAGTCGTTCTTGTCCACGGGGCAGCAGGGGGTGTTGGCCTTACGGCGGTGGAGTGCGCCAGACTTTTGGGTGCCACCGTCATCGCAACCGCGGGTGGGGAGCCAAAATGCGCCATCGCCAAAGCGCATGGCGCGGATCATGTGATTGACTACAAATCCGAAAGCATTCGGGACCGGGTAAAGGAAATCTGTGCCGGGATCGGTCGAACGGGGGCGGATGTGGTTTATGACCCGGTCGGTGGCGACGTGTTTGATCAGAGCCTGCGTTGTGTTGCGCCCGGCGCACGTATCCTTCTGATCGGATTTGCCAGCGGATCGGTGCCGCAAATTCCGGCCAACATCCTTCTGGTCAAGAATGTCGCCGCACTTGGCTTTTATTTCGGGGCCTATCTGGAACAGAACCCGGATATCTCAAAGGCAGGCATGGCTGAGCTTCTGGATCTGCTGTCATCGGGGAAGATATCACCAATGGTGTCGGCGGTTTATTCGCTTTCCGACGCGATGGTGGCACTAGAAGCGATCCGTAACCGGACTGCGACGGGGAAGCTTGTGATCCGCTGCGGCGAATGA
- a CDS encoding SRPBCC family protein codes for MTNFGKIDDFGTLIEPATLKIQRLLPGPIERVWSYLTEDEFLSKWLASAGMELKVGAPFEFVWRNDTLTNPPGNKPAGFGGEHRMQSKITALEPLRRLAFTWVGSGDVSFELEPSGDQVLLTIIHRRLADRSNLLSVSTGWHAHIDILTGRISGIEPEPFWNNWARLKDAYGRKIPA; via the coding sequence ATGACCAATTTTGGAAAGATAGACGATTTCGGCACATTGATTGAGCCCGCGACGCTTAAAATCCAGCGACTTTTGCCCGGCCCGATCGAAAGGGTCTGGTCCTATCTGACCGAAGATGAGTTTCTCAGCAAATGGCTGGCATCGGCCGGGATGGAATTGAAGGTCGGCGCACCGTTCGAATTTGTCTGGCGCAACGATACCCTGACCAACCCGCCGGGAAACAAACCGGCCGGGTTTGGCGGCGAACACCGGATGCAAAGCAAGATTACCGCACTTGAACCGCTACGCAGGCTTGCCTTTACCTGGGTTGGCAGCGGGGATGTGTCGTTCGAGCTGGAACCAAGCGGCGATCAGGTATTGCTGACAATCATCCATCGCCGCCTTGCCGATCGGTCGAACCTGCTCAGTGTCAGTACCGGATGGCATGCGCATATCGATATTCTGACCGGTCGGATTTCAGGCATTGAGCCCGAGCCGTTCTGGAATAATTGGGCGCGGCTGAAGGATGCCTATGGTCGCAAAATACCTGCGTAA
- a CDS encoding metalloregulator ArsR/SmtB family transcription factor: MVELNAQQMNAVFHALGDPTRRQMLFDLSEGERTVSQLAEPFAISLAAASKHIKVLESAGLIRREIRWRTHYCHLDPAPLASAYEWLGFYARFWNERLDVLENLLRRDDAKISPNSRTGDTQ; this comes from the coding sequence ATGGTTGAATTAAATGCACAGCAGATGAATGCGGTTTTTCACGCGCTTGGTGACCCGACGCGTCGGCAGATGCTTTTTGATCTGTCGGAAGGGGAGAGGACTGTCAGTCAGCTTGCGGAACCATTTGCCATTTCACTAGCCGCGGCATCGAAGCATATCAAGGTGCTGGAAAGTGCCGGATTGATCCGGCGCGAAATCAGATGGCGCACTCATTATTGCCACCTTGATCCTGCCCCGCTGGCGAGTGCCTATGAATGGCTTGGCTTCTATGCGCGGTTCTGGAACGAACGGCTTGATGTTCTGGAAAATCTGTTGCGCAGGGATGACGCTAAGATCAGCCCCAATTCCAGGACGGGAGACACCCAATGA
- a CDS encoding monovalent cation:proton antiporter-2 (CPA2) family protein gives MAVIEGGFLHTAVLFLGAAVIAVPIFKKLRLGSVLGYLCAGALIGPFGLALIAEPEEVLHFAEFGVVLLLFIIGLELRPQRLWAMKGEIFGLGLMQVAVTAALLYAVLIAFDWPWQQAVIASLALSLSSTAFALQILEEKGTLNSDHGNTAFSILLFQDLAIVPLIALVAWLSPTSDGGEAGTDWIYIAKTIGAIALVIGAGKYLLNPFFRIIALTRAQEIFTSAALLLVIGAALLMQAVGLSMALGAFLVGVMLADSEYRHQLETDIEPFRGILLGLFFIAVGMSVNWPLVADNIGIVLASVAGLMAIKGIVVYGLCRIFRKCHATAWRAAITIPQGGEFAFVLFSMAASLAVISATRANLLTAIVTLSMAATPLVGAIAEKLSAKLRKDDQPDVDGIEMAELQSVIIVGFGRFGQIISRVMAARGINATAIDNDPKRIQMASLYGNKVYFGDVRRSDVLATAGAANADLICLCINDREATRQAAKYISELFPKPKLLVRVYDRNHALDLMEIGLGVEQLYRETFDAGVSMARHGLSMLETEHDVIDQIADEFRRRDIDMLHAQVAEGRIAGMAKVHESYQLDRNDARTNKDDPAMSRL, from the coding sequence ATGGCAGTAATTGAAGGCGGGTTCCTGCACACGGCGGTCCTTTTCCTTGGTGCAGCCGTAATCGCAGTGCCTATCTTTAAAAAACTGCGTCTGGGTTCCGTGCTGGGGTATCTGTGCGCAGGGGCATTGATCGGACCATTTGGCCTTGCCCTGATTGCAGAACCGGAAGAAGTCCTGCATTTCGCCGAGTTTGGCGTTGTTCTTTTGCTGTTTATTATTGGTCTTGAATTACGTCCCCAACGCCTGTGGGCGATGAAAGGCGAGATTTTCGGACTGGGTCTGATGCAGGTTGCCGTCACTGCCGCTCTTCTTTATGCCGTGCTGATTGCTTTTGACTGGCCGTGGCAGCAGGCCGTGATTGCCTCCCTTGCCCTGTCGCTTTCCTCAACCGCCTTTGCCCTTCAAATCCTTGAAGAAAAGGGCACACTCAATAGCGACCATGGCAATACCGCCTTTTCGATCCTGCTGTTTCAGGACCTTGCCATTGTGCCGCTGATCGCCCTTGTCGCATGGCTCAGTCCGACAAGCGACGGCGGCGAAGCCGGAACCGACTGGATATATATTGCCAAGACCATCGGTGCGATTGCACTGGTTATCGGGGCGGGCAAATATCTGCTTAATCCGTTTTTCCGTATCATTGCCCTGACCCGGGCACAGGAAATCTTCACGTCTGCCGCACTGCTGCTGGTGATCGGCGCGGCCCTTCTGATGCAAGCAGTCGGTCTGTCGATGGCACTTGGCGCGTTTCTGGTTGGTGTGATGCTGGCAGATTCCGAATATCGACATCAGCTTGAAACCGATATCGAGCCCTTCCGTGGCATCCTGCTGGGTCTGTTTTTCATCGCGGTCGGCATGTCGGTCAACTGGCCGTTGGTCGCCGATAATATCGGAATTGTTCTGGCATCGGTTGCCGGGCTGATGGCAATCAAGGGGATCGTGGTTTATGGCCTGTGCCGGATTTTTCGCAAATGTCACGCGACCGCCTGGCGGGCCGCGATCACCATCCCGCAGGGGGGTGAATTTGCCTTTGTCCTGTTTAGCATGGCGGCATCGCTTGCCGTCATCAGTGCCACACGCGCCAACCTTCTGACCGCCATCGTCACCCTTTCGATGGCTGCCACCCCGCTTGTCGGTGCGATTGCCGAAAAACTGTCTGCCAAACTGCGCAAGGATGATCAGCCGGATGTGGACGGCATCGAAATGGCCGAACTGCAATCGGTGATCATTGTCGGCTTTGGCCGTTTCGGACAAATCATTTCACGTGTCATGGCAGCCCGTGGCATCAACGCCACCGCGATCGACAATGATCCGAAACGCATCCAGATGGCCAGCCTTTATGGCAACAAGGTCTATTTCGGCGATGTCCGGCGAAGCGATGTTCTTGCCACCGCCGGAGCCGCGAATGCCGATTTGATCTGCCTGTGTATCAATGATCGTGAGGCGACCAGACAGGCCGCCAAATATATCAGCGAACTCTTTCCCAAACCGAAATTGCTGGTGCGTGTTTACGACCGCAACCATGCACTCGATCTTATGGAAATCGGGCTTGGCGTCGAACAGCTTTATCGCGAAACCTTTGATGCAGGTGTTTCCATGGCACGCCACGGGCTTTCAATGCTTGAAACCGAACACGATGTCATTGATCAGATTGCAGATGAATTTCGTCGTCGGGATATCGATATGCTGCACGCCCAAGTGGCCGAAGGCCGCATTGCCGGCATGGCAAAGGTTCATGAAAGCTATCAGCTTGACCGCAATGATGCGCGCACCAACAAGGATGATCCGGCAATGTCGCGGCTGTAA
- a CDS encoding NUDIX hydrolase — translation MHIDLASFVPQSDRDLENHLRISDFIAGEPKAFENDSVTSHVTGSAFVVNEKRSHVVLTHHRKLKRWLQLGGHCDGVRDVLFVAQREAYEESGLSWIRPLSSAIFDIDIHEIPENAKGPAHLHYDMRFLFEADMRDPLKITDESDDLAWVALDRLEDYTDEHSVLVMRDKLRGFAQG, via the coding sequence ATGCATATCGACCTTGCCAGCTTTGTCCCACAGTCTGATCGTGACCTGGAAAACCACCTACGTATCAGTGACTTTATCGCAGGTGAACCCAAGGCATTTGAAAATGATTCGGTAACGTCACATGTCACGGGATCGGCCTTTGTCGTGAATGAAAAGCGCAGTCATGTGGTGCTGACCCATCACCGGAAGCTTAAACGATGGCTTCAGCTTGGCGGGCATTGTGACGGAGTGCGTGATGTGTTGTTTGTTGCCCAGCGCGAGGCTTATGAGGAAAGCGGGCTTTCGTGGATACGGCCCCTGTCATCTGCGATTTTTGATATCGACATTCACGAAATTCCAGAAAATGCCAAGGGACCAGCGCATCTGCATTATGACATGCGGTTCCTGTTTGAAGCCGACATGCGCGATCCTCTGAAGATCACCGATGAATCCGATGATCTGGCATGGGTGGCGCTTGACCGGCTGGAGGATTACACCGACGAGCATTCGGTTCTGGTGATGCGTGACAAGCTTCGGGGTTTTGCCCAAGGTTAA
- a CDS encoding NAD(P)-dependent oxidoreductase, translating to MARVFIIGVTGGIGHRLAPILLANGHQVTGLHRKTEQADNLRNAGITPVAGDLMELTAETLAPLIRGHDIVIFSSGAAGSGLDRTTRIDGDGPGHVLAAMKQEGISRLYLVSAFPEAGRGKDPNPRFEHYMTEKKRADADVAASDRDWVILRPGTLLHEDQDGRVNAGFAIPYGTVKRGNVAQFLAKLIETPEIRREIIELTDGGTEISDAVNRIVRK from the coding sequence ATGGCACGGGTTTTCATCATTGGCGTCACGGGGGGCATCGGTCATCGTCTGGCGCCGATTTTACTGGCGAACGGGCATCAGGTTACAGGGCTGCATCGTAAAACCGAACAGGCCGATAACCTCAGGAATGCAGGGATTACACCGGTTGCTGGTGACCTGATGGAACTGACTGCCGAAACACTTGCCCCTTTGATCCGGGGTCATGACATTGTTATCTTTTCATCCGGGGCGGCGGGCAGCGGCCTTGACCGGACCACGCGAATTGATGGCGACGGGCCGGGGCATGTGTTGGCGGCGATGAAGCAGGAAGGCATTTCGCGGCTTTATCTTGTTTCCGCCTTCCCCGAAGCCGGACGCGGCAAAGACCCCAATCCGCGGTTTGAACATTACATGACCGAGAAAAAGCGCGCCGATGCCGATGTGGCGGCATCTGATCGCGATTGGGTGATCCTCCGGCCGGGAACATTGTTGCATGAAGATCAGGACGGGCGCGTGAACGCCGGATTTGCGATTCCTTACGGCACGGTCAAGCGTGGCAATGTTGCGCAGTTTCTGGCCAAATTGATTGAAACCCCGGAAATCCGGCGGGAGATTATCGAACTGACCGATGGTGGAACGGAGATTTCCGATGCGGTAAATCGGATCGTCCGGAAATAG
- a CDS encoding DJ-1/PfpI/YhbO family deglycase/protease: MPAIDTAKILILATDGYERSELRVPRDKLSTHGADVKIASPKSSPIKSWDKKDWGDTVDVDIEVKDVDINDYDALVIPGGQINPDLLRNDEASVSLVREFVASGKPVAAICHGPWLLVEAGALRGRAATSYSSIKTDLLNAGAVWRDEPVVCDQAIITSRNPNDLDAFVSKIVEEVSEGKHRRAA, translated from the coding sequence ATGCCTGCGATTGATACCGCAAAGATTCTTATTCTCGCGACCGATGGCTATGAACGTTCGGAATTGCGTGTTCCGCGCGACAAACTGTCGACCCACGGGGCTGATGTCAAAATCGCATCTCCCAAATCATCTCCGATCAAAAGCTGGGATAAAAAGGATTGGGGCGACACGGTCGATGTCGATATCGAAGTCAAAGATGTCGATATCAACGATTACGACGCACTGGTTATCCCCGGCGGCCAGATCAATCCCGATCTTCTGCGCAATGACGAGGCATCCGTCAGTCTGGTCCGTGAATTCGTCGCATCCGGTAAACCGGTTGCAGCGATTTGCCACGGCCCGTGGCTTCTGGTCGAAGCTGGTGCTCTGCGCGGGCGCGCCGCAACTTCATACAGTTCGATCAAAACCGACTTGCTGAATGCCGGTGCGGTTTGGCGCGATGAACCCGTGGTCTGCGATCAGGCGATTATCACGTCACGCAATCCTAACGATCTTGATGCCTTTGTTTCCAAGATTGTCGAGGAAGTCAGCGAGGGTAAACATCGTCGCGCTGCATAA
- a CDS encoding TRAP transporter large permease subunit — MEYLDLLMFAALMGCILLGFPVSFSIAGVAVIFAFIGWATDAMNIALMGALGQRVFGVLTNDVLIAIPLFVLMGVVLERSRIAEDLLHTMGRLFGQLRGGLGISVVLVGALLAASTGIVGATVIAMGMIALPTMLRTGYNPKMASGLVCTAGTLGQIIPPSTLLIILSDVMSSAYQQAQYEQGKFTIETISVGQIFAGALIPGLTLVVIYIAYILLRGFFRPNDMPPVKSDDGRPDVGEVIRAILPPVLLIIAVLGAILGGIATPTEAASVGAIGAILMAGIRQGASRNLVLAGTAALLVLAVMAGIAPVRFQRNDLDGLDYVFGAGYVVLAIIGVAAIAACLKQAWKADVLKSALTSTMTVTAMIFATILTASMFSLVFIGLGGEDHVAEILESMPGGPMGALFFCMAVIFVLGFFLDFVEITVILLPLIAPGLIMMGHDPVWLAILIAINLQTSFLTPPFGFSLFYLRSAAPPEITTGQIYAGVVPFIALQVFGIFVIWLWPSLAKWLPSVVF; from the coding sequence ATGGAATATCTTGATCTATTGATGTTCGCGGCCCTGATGGGCTGCATTTTGCTGGGCTTTCCAGTGTCGTTTTCCATTGCCGGCGTTGCGGTGATTTTTGCCTTTATCGGCTGGGCGACGGACGCGATGAATATTGCGTTGATGGGCGCCCTTGGCCAGCGGGTGTTTGGCGTTCTGACCAATGACGTGCTGATTGCCATTCCGTTATTCGTTCTGATGGGCGTGGTTCTTGAACGATCACGCATCGCCGAAGATCTGTTGCATACCATGGGCCGGTTGTTTGGCCAGTTGCGCGGCGGGCTTGGCATTTCGGTCGTTCTGGTGGGCGCGTTGCTGGCGGCATCGACGGGGATTGTTGGTGCAACCGTGATTGCCATGGGCATGATCGCGCTGCCGACCATGTTGCGCACTGGCTATAACCCGAAAATGGCATCGGGGCTTGTATGCACGGCGGGGACATTGGGGCAGATCATTCCACCCTCGACGCTTCTGATCATTCTGTCGGATGTGATGTCATCGGCCTATCAGCAGGCACAGTACGAACAGGGCAAGTTCACCATCGAAACCATTTCGGTAGGGCAGATTTTTGCAGGCGCCCTGATCCCTGGTCTGACGCTGGTGGTGATTTATATCGCCTATATCCTGCTGCGCGGTTTTTTCCGGCCAAATGATATGCCGCCAGTCAAAAGTGACGATGGTCGTCCGGATGTGGGCGAGGTGATCCGCGCCATCCTGCCGCCGGTTTTGCTGATTATTGCGGTTCTGGGTGCGATCCTTGGTGGAATCGCGACCCCGACGGAGGCCGCATCGGTCGGCGCGATTGGCGCGATCCTGATGGCGGGTATCCGGCAGGGTGCCAGTCGCAATCTGGTGCTGGCGGGAACTGCGGCCCTTCTTGTCCTTGCTGTCATGGCCGGGATTGCACCGGTCCGGTTTCAGCGCAACGATCTGGACGGGCTGGATTACGTTTTTGGTGCGGGTTATGTCGTGCTGGCGATCATCGGTGTTGCGGCTATTGCCGCCTGCTTGAAGCAGGCATGGAAGGCGGATGTTCTGAAATCCGCCCTGACATCGACGATGACGGTGACGGCAATGATCTTTGCCACCATCCTGACCGCCAGCATGTTTTCGCTGGTATTTATCGGGTTGGGTGGCGAAGATCATGTCGCGGAAATCCTTGAATCCATGCCCGGTGGCCCGATGGGGGCGTTGTTCTTCTGCATGGCGGTGATTTTCGTTCTGGGCTTCTTCCTTGATTTTGTGGAAATCACGGTGATCCTGCTGCCATTGATCGCACCTGGGCTGATCATGATGGGGCATGATCCGGTGTGGCTGGCGATCCTGATTGCGATCAATCTGCAGACGTCGTTCTTAACGCCGCCATTCGGCTTCTCGCTGTTTTACCTGCGCAGTGCCGCACCACCTGAAATCACCACCGGACAGATTTATGCCGGTGTGGTGCCGTTTATCGCACTTCAGGTGTTCGGCATCTTCGTGATCTGGCTATGGCCGTCTTTGGCCAAATGGTTGCCAAGCGTGGTTTTCTGA
- a CDS encoding TRAP transporter small permease subunit, whose amino-acid sequence MQRLADALDQVNQWTGMTVRWFALLMVLLQFAVVLLRYVFGFSSIALNESVLYLHSGLFMLGAGYTLLVDRHVRVDIFYAAAHETTKARIDAFGYVVLAIPSMATLLYWSWPSVVNSVSMLEGAISVGGIPAVWLLKSLIPAFCILLIIQSVACLLRQIIILRGRTA is encoded by the coding sequence ATGCAACGCCTTGCTGATGCACTGGATCAGGTGAACCAGTGGACCGGAATGACTGTGCGATGGTTCGCACTTCTGATGGTTCTTTTGCAGTTTGCCGTGGTTTTGCTGCGCTATGTTTTCGGGTTCAGTTCGATCGCGTTAAATGAAAGCGTGCTTTACCTGCATTCCGGGCTTTTCATGCTGGGTGCGGGTTATACGCTTCTGGTTGATCGTCATGTACGGGTCGATATTTTCTATGCCGCAGCGCATGAAACGACCAAGGCCAGGATTGATGCCTTTGGCTATGTCGTGCTGGCGATCCCGTCGATGGCGACGTTGCTGTATTGGTCATGGCCGTCGGTGGTTAATTCCGTTTCGATGCTGGAAGGGGCGATTTCGGTCGGGGGTATTCCTGCCGTCTGGTTGCTTAAATCCCTGATTCCGGCCTTTTGTATTCTTTTGATTATTCAGTCGGTTGCCTGTCTTCTGCGGCAAATTATCATTCTGCGGGGGCGTACCGCCTGA
- a CDS encoding TRAP transporter substrate-binding protein: protein MKRREFLTAGVAGAGAAAVAATFATPAIAQDKRQWNMVTAWPKNLPGPGVAAQKLADRITTLSGGRIEVKLHAAGELVPGNGVFDAVAEGTADIYHAVPAYWGSKSKGILLFGSQPFGLRADEQVGWLTHGGGQELYDEIYGQFGLKPFLCGNSGPQWAGWFRNEIKSAEDLKGLKFRTTGLASEMCAKLGMAVQAMGGRDMFQALQSGALDAGEFIGPWSDSALGFYQVAKNYYWPGVGEPSSAEECAVNAKAYADLPDDLKAVVKFACDSLYNEVWTEYETKHAMALKQLVAEQEVQVRMLPDDVIEAMGKAAAEVIGELRESDDALTRKTAESFVAYRDLIGGYMAYADNGQMNARAKVLGF, encoded by the coding sequence ATGAAAAGACGTGAATTTCTGACCGCCGGTGTTGCCGGTGCCGGTGCTGCTGCCGTCGCGGCGACCTTTGCCACCCCCGCCATTGCACAGGACAAGCGACAGTGGAACATGGTGACCGCCTGGCCCAAAAACCTGCCTGGACCAGGCGTTGCCGCACAGAAACTGGCTGATCGCATCACGACCCTTTCGGGTGGCCGGATCGAGGTCAAGTTGCATGCCGCCGGTGAACTGGTGCCCGGCAACGGCGTGTTTGATGCGGTTGCCGAAGGGACTGCGGACATTTATCACGCGGTTCCTGCTTATTGGGGATCGAAATCCAAGGGCATTCTTCTGTTCGGGTCGCAGCCGTTCGGCCTGCGTGCAGACGAGCAGGTTGGCTGGCTGACCCATGGTGGCGGTCAGGAACTTTATGACGAGATTTATGGCCAGTTTGGACTGAAACCGTTCCTTTGCGGGAACTCTGGCCCACAGTGGGCTGGCTGGTTCCGCAATGAAATCAAATCGGCCGAAGACCTTAAGGGGCTTAAATTCCGTACCACCGGCCTTGCATCGGAAATGTGTGCAAAGCTTGGCATGGCGGTTCAGGCCATGGGCGGGCGTGATATGTTCCAGGCATTGCAGTCCGGTGCGCTTGACGCGGGCGAGTTCATCGGTCCGTGGTCCGATAGTGCGCTTGGCTTCTATCAGGTTGCCAAGAATTACTATTGGCCCGGTGTGGGCGAGCCGTCCTCGGCCGAGGAATGCGCGGTAAATGCCAAGGCATATGCTGACCTTCCCGACGATCTTAAGGCCGTGGTCAAATTTGCCTGTGACAGCCTTTATAACGAGGTCTGGACCGAGTACGAGACCAAGCATGCGATGGCGCTGAAGCAGCTTGTTGCCGAACAGGAAGTGCAGGTGCGCATGTTGCCTGATGATGTGATCGAAGCAATGGGCAAGGCAGCTGCCGAAGTCATTGGCGAGCTTCGCGAAAGTGACGATGCACTGACACGCAAAACAGCCGAAAGCTTTGTTGCCTATCGTGATCTTATTGGCGGCTACATGGCCTATGCCGATAATGGTCAGATGAATGCGCGCGCCAAGGTCCTTGGCTTCTGA